One Phycisphaera mikurensis NBRC 102666 DNA window includes the following coding sequences:
- the radA gene encoding DNA repair protein RadA — MARARSQFVCSACGSSFPKWQGRCPDCGAWDTLEEARVDASSAKDAPRAGGGAGVGAGGNPAEARPIGEVGEATEAERLPSGIAEFDRVLGAGLVPGSAVLVGGDPGIGKSTLMLQAALRLAVGGTRVLYATSEESAAQLRMRAERLAPASGVAEGGGLPAELFALADTNLARITEQARRLKPRVVVIDSIQMVYRGDLEAAPGSVTQLRACTLELVYAAKEAGWAVVLVGHVTKAGTLAGPKLLEHMVDAVLTFEGDRYHAHRVVRAVKNRFGNTLEVGLFHMTGAGLEEVADAGGLLAETYQAGPGSVVCPVLTGSRCLMVELQALTATGFLGSAKRKAAGVDGNRLAMLIAVLEKRAELRLADQDVFTSSVGGMKVTEPASDLALAMAIAGAHLNRGVGGPGRGGEGGAVAAVGEIGLGGEVRHVAQLDRRLAEAGRLGFGKVLTPKGGKKAAPRGLEIVEVGSIEAALAQLD, encoded by the coding sequence ATGGCCAGAGCCCGTTCGCAATTCGTCTGTTCCGCGTGCGGGTCGTCGTTCCCGAAGTGGCAAGGGCGGTGCCCCGATTGCGGAGCGTGGGACACCCTCGAGGAGGCCCGGGTGGACGCGTCTTCGGCCAAGGACGCACCCCGCGCGGGCGGCGGGGCGGGCGTCGGTGCCGGCGGAAACCCGGCGGAGGCGCGGCCGATCGGCGAGGTGGGCGAGGCGACGGAGGCGGAACGGCTCCCCAGCGGGATCGCGGAGTTCGACCGGGTGCTCGGGGCGGGGCTGGTGCCGGGGTCGGCGGTGCTCGTGGGCGGCGACCCCGGAATCGGCAAGAGCACGCTGATGCTGCAGGCGGCCCTGCGGCTGGCGGTCGGCGGCACGCGCGTGCTCTACGCGACCAGCGAGGAGTCGGCCGCGCAGCTGCGGATGCGGGCGGAGCGGCTGGCGCCCGCGAGCGGCGTGGCGGAGGGCGGTGGGCTGCCCGCGGAGCTGTTCGCGTTGGCGGACACGAACCTCGCCCGCATCACCGAGCAGGCCCGGCGGCTCAAGCCCCGGGTGGTGGTGATCGACTCGATCCAGATGGTCTACCGCGGCGACCTGGAGGCGGCGCCGGGCAGCGTCACGCAGCTGCGGGCCTGCACGCTGGAGCTGGTCTACGCGGCCAAGGAGGCCGGCTGGGCGGTGGTGCTGGTGGGCCACGTCACCAAGGCGGGCACCCTCGCGGGCCCCAAGCTGCTCGAGCACATGGTCGACGCGGTGCTCACCTTCGAGGGCGACCGCTACCACGCCCACCGCGTGGTGCGGGCGGTGAAGAACCGCTTCGGCAACACGCTGGAGGTGGGGCTGTTCCACATGACCGGCGCCGGCCTGGAGGAGGTGGCCGATGCGGGCGGGCTGCTGGCCGAAACCTATCAAGCGGGTCCGGGCAGCGTGGTGTGCCCGGTGCTCACCGGCTCGCGCTGCCTGATGGTGGAGCTGCAGGCGCTGACCGCGACGGGCTTTCTGGGCTCGGCGAAGCGGAAGGCCGCCGGCGTGGACGGCAACCGGCTGGCGATGCTGATCGCGGTGCTGGAGAAGCGGGCCGAGCTGCGGCTGGCGGATCAGGACGTCTTCACCTCCAGCGTCGGCGGGATGAAGGTGACCGAGCCGGCGTCGGACCTGGCGCTGGCGATGGCGATCGCGGGGGCCCACCTCAACCGCGGCGTCGGCGGGCCGGGCCGGGGGGGCGAGGGCGGCGCCGTCGCGGCGGTCGGCGAGATCGGCCTCGGCGGCGAGGTCCGCCACGTTGCGCAGCTGGATCGGCGGCTGGCGGAGGCGGGGCGGCTGGGCTTCGGGAAGGTGCTGACGCCGAAGGGCGGGAAGAAGGCGGCGCCGAGGGGCCTGGAGATCGTGGAGGTCGGATCGATCGAGGCGGCGCTGGCGCAGCTGGATTAG